A section of the Candidatus Poribacteria bacterium genome encodes:
- a CDS encoding retroviral-like aspartic protease family protein: MARIPFNLSFGLIVLPLKVEGINADNFRDLLVALDTGVSTTSIPTKIALDLGYDLSNSREEEILAGSGIELMKRITVRKLTAIGEIVENIDVLCHDLPEDSIIDGVLGLNFLRHFDVNISFSTGTIELRPH, translated from the coding sequence ATGGCGCGTATTCCCTTTAATCTCTCGTTTGGGTTAATCGTTCTACCTCTTAAAGTTGAAGGCATCAATGCGGATAACTTCCGGGATCTACTTGTGGCTTTAGATACTGGAGTTTCAACTACCTCAATTCCAACAAAAATTGCTTTAGATTTAGGATATGATCTCTCAAACTCAAGAGAAGAGGAAATTCTCGCGGGCAGTGGCATTGAGTTAATGAAACGCATTACCGTACGGAAACTGACAGCAATTGGGGAGATTGTTGAGAATATTGATGTCTTATGCCATGATCTACCTGAAGATTCAATTATAGATGGTGTATTAGGTCTGAATTTTCTGAGGCATTTTGATGTCAATATTTCATTCTCAACCGGAACGATTGAACTTCGTCCACACTAA